DNA sequence from the Pedobacter sp. W3I1 genome:
TTGAGCATTTCTTGCCCCAGTTCAATCGCCCTGGTCATAATGATTGGATCTATTTTGCCCGAAGTAATCCGCAATGCAGTTTCAATCATACTCAACATAAAACCTTTAATTCCATAACCATAAAGTGGCAAATTAGCAATCTCGGTTTTATAAAGCTCTGCTAAGATGCTGTGATGGGGCATAAAATCTTCCAGAAGACCGGCAAACTGTTCTTCCGTTTCGCGGAAATAAGGTTCGTTTACCCAAAGGGTATCATCAGCATCAAAAGCAATTACAGTAATTTGATTTTTCATGGTTATGCTTACTTTAGTGCCACAAAATTAAAGCAACAAATACCGTTAAAAAAGGACATTTGTCTCAACTCAAATAAATATGCTTCGTACCAATCTTACTTTTTTATCTTTTATCGAACGTTTTTGTACAGAGAATAGTGAAGAAAAAATTACGCTAAAAAACTTTAAAGCAGGGTATAGATTTATTGAACAGGGCGAAAAAATCAGCAATATCTACATCATTAAGGATGGGATCAGCAAATGTTTTATTTCTGAAGAAAACGGCAAGGATTTTATTATCGAATTTTTGGGGAAAGGCGAAGTTGTTGGTGAATTAGAGGCTTTAAAAAAAATCAATTGTTTGTGCAACGTAGCTGCAATAAGCGATGTTACCGCCTATGTTATTCCTGATCATCTTTTCCTTTCCCTGATCAATAAAAGTAGTGAATTTACTACAATCTTACTCCAGGAATTGTCTACCAGAATTATACAAACCAGTACACGAGCCTCTTTTCAACAACTATACACCTTAGAATATGCACTTTTAAAATTGCTCAAACTGCAGGCTGATGAACATATTTCCATCTCCAAAGAAGACATGGCTGCCTACCTAGGCATCTCTGTAAGAAGCTTTAACAGAAGCTTAAAGCTGGTAATAGATAAAGGTGGTTTTGATACGCCGGAATTTAAAAATATCCTGCAGCTAACAAACATGAAAAAGCTGCTGGAAAGATTAAAATAATCAATGATATTTGTGGTATAATTATTGCTATGGAGCTATTTAAAAATTAGCTGTAGCGTTTCGGTAATTCGACCCGTTTATGTAAGAAAAATTAAGTGCTGTTTTTGCCCATATGACGACACACAAATAACCATATATACAAATGAAGAACTACAACCACCAATTCACCTTAAGATTCCCAAGTTAATCGATTTTGAGGAGTGGTATCTATTTAGAATAGATCACTCTGCAATGTAATGATATCCTTAACTATCATTTATAATAAAGCTTATGGCAATTGCCCATTCGCGACAATTGATTTCAGCTAATCTTAATTAAACATGAGTGCTTATATAAACATCTACACCAATTCCTTAACAGACGACCTTATCCCAACAATCTTAAAACGTTTAAATGAACATGAAAATGTTCTGGATATTAACTCCTCTTTTTCATTTAGAAATGCAAACGGAAGCCTTCCGATTGTTTTTAAATGGGACAAACCCAGCCTGGAAATATTTAACGAAAATAATTTAAAATTAAATTTTAGTGTATCTCTTAAATCATTCGACCTGAAGGAATACAAGAAAAAACTTTTTAAAGAAAAAATCATTAAACAAAGCGCCGTTCAGAAAATATTAGGGTTATTTAAAAAGAAAAAAAAGAAAGTAGCAAAACCCGTAAAACTGAGTGCAGAAGTTGAAAGCCAACTACAGCATTACAACAAAGTATTTTCTTTAAAATATCATTCAGGCGATGTTTTCGAAAACCATTTTGCAACCTTAAATTGGTGCAATTATTACCGAATTAAGCAATGGTGTTTGTCATTTTACCCAGGAAAACGTTTGGTACGATGCTAAAAATGTATTAAGAGAATCGCTGGTTAACCTGTATACACTTGAAGAACTGCCTAACCACATTAACAAAAATGCGGTAGCTGTTGCCAGTTAAAAGCATTTTTAAAGCCAATATTAATCCGCGTTAAACAATAACGGTGATTGATATTGGCTTTTATTTTTCTTCAGATAAATTTAATCGAGAACTGTAAAAAATCAGATTAAATGGGATATATTCGAACAGATTAATTGCTCGATAAATGAATACATTTGAAGAAACAGGTGGCGTTAGAATAGGCGGCTTTAAGGCAACCTGGCCTTTTGCTACTTTAAAAGTAAGCGAATTTAAACTCGAACTTAATGCATCCATCAGGGGTAATTTTGTTTTTAAGCGCTCAGATATTATCGCCATTACTCCCAACACTTCTATATTAGGTAGTTCAATCAGGATTACCCACCGTGTTAAAAAATATAATAAAGACATCTTCTTTACCTTTCGGGGAAATGCAGAGGAGCGGATGGCAGAGATTATACAAACCGGTTTTCTTAATTATACCGAACCTACCCCAAATCATATTGACCAGGAGATCAGCCAACTTCAGGCTCAAACTGGTTTCCCGATTAAAATTCCAGTTGCCATTGGTATCGTGGTGATCTGGAACTTACTGTTTTTATCCGATTTTTTCAATGTATTTTACACCAGAAAAGAGACAGAAATATTTGGTATTGGTGTTGGTACGGCGCTTGCTTTCGTATTTTTAATCTGTATATCACTGCTCACTTCAGACGTAGCTAGACAACTGATGTTAAAGAATGGCAGCAGTACCGCTGGCATTAAACCTTTTTTATTTTTCACAGCCTTTATTACATTTATACTATTTATTGCTGGTTTTCTTCCACAATACCTGTCAAACCACTAAACATTTAACCGAAAAAGCTGTTAGTTAAGCTAACTAAAGCGAAAACGAAGAATTTTCTGAAATCAGAAAATCTTTTTTTAGTTTTATAGCATCATAAATGTACAATTTACCAATATAACATATCCCTAAATTCTATTTAAGCAAAAGCATGAATGTAGAAGAAGTTTTCAAGAACAACGAAAAATGGATCGCCGATAAACTGGCCATCAATCCTGATTATTTCACTGAACTATCTAAAGGTCAAAGCCCTGAATTTTTGTACATCGGCTGTTCAGATAGCCGTGTTACAGCAGAAGATTTAATGGGTATACAACCCGGACAGGCCTTTGTACACCGAAATGTGGCTAATCTGGTAAACAATGTGGATTTGAGCGTAATGACTGTTCTAAATTACGCTGTACGCCATTTAAAGGTAAACCATATTGTGGTTTGCGGCCATTACAACTGTGGTGGTGTTAAAGCAGCTATGCAGCCTGCAGATTTAGGTATATTAAATCCCTGGTTAAGAAATATCCGCGACGTATACCGTATCCATAAAGAAGAGTTGAATGCCATTGAGGACGAAGGTCTTCGTTATAACAGATTAGTAGAGCTTAATGTCCAGGAGCAATGCGTTAACCTGTTAAAAACCGCAGCAGTGCAGGAGGCAATTGCCCAACGCGGATTAACCGTTCATGGCTGGGTATTTGATATCCACACTGGCCGTTTAATCGACCTAAAAATCGATTTCGAAAAGATTTTGAAAGATATTAAGGAGATTTATAACCTTTATTAGTCCACAGTCATAAGTCCGAAGTCTTTAGTCCTAATGACATAAATAAACCTCGCAGATTTAAAAACCTGCGAGGTTTATTAATTACTGATTCATTGACTGATGACTAAAGACTTCGGACTCAGGACTAACCTACCTTCCCATCCAACCGCCGTCAACGGTCAAAATTGTCCCGTGAACATAATCGCTGGCTGCTGAGGCCAAAAATAATGTAGGCCCTTTAAAATCTTCTGGTGTTCCCCATCTTCCTGCAGGGATACGTGATAAAATAGATGTACTCCTGTCCTGATCTTCGCGTAAAGCAGAAGTATTATCGGTTGCAATATAACCAGGTGCAATCGCATTTACATTTACCCCTTTTGATGCCCACTCATTGGCAAAAGCTTTGGTTAAAGATGCAATTGCGCCTTTACTCGCTGCATAACCGGGAACGGTAATACCACCCTGAAATGATAATAGTGATGCAGTGAAAATCACTTTTCCGCTTCCTCTTGCAATCATTTCTCTGCCAATTTCACGTGTTAATATAAATGGTGCTGTTTGATTTACAGCAATTACCTCATCCCAATATTCATCCGGATGCTCTGCAATTGGTTTACGTAAAATGGTTCCTGCATTATTTACTAAAATATCAATAACAGGATGATCGGCTTTTACCTGAGCGGCGAAAGCCAGGGTATTTTCGCGTTTACCAAAATCGCACTGGTAAGCATAGAATTTTCTACCCAGTGCTAAAATTTCTTTTTCTATAACGCTACCTTGCAGTTCAAGACTTGCAGAAACGCCGATAATATCGGCACCTGCTTCAGCCAATGCTAAAGCCATGGCTTTTCCAATTCCTCTTTTGCAACCGGTAACTAATGCAGTTTTACCTGCTAAATTAAATATGTTCGACATGTTTGTATTTTATGATGGATTTAAAAGATCTCTCCCCGCCTGTATGGGCAGGCATTCCGCTACCGATGAAAAATCGACACTTCAGTCGAGATGACGAATGTACTTTTATTTCAATTCGGTAATGGCACAATGGTCCATATCGCCATAATCTAAGTTTTCGCCAGCCATACCCCAAATAAAGGTATAGTTGCTTGTACCTGCACCTGAATGGATTGACCAGTTTGGCGAAATAACGGCCTGATCGCTTTGCATCCAAATATGACGGGTTTCTTGCGGCTGGCCCATAAAATGGCAAACACTCTGCCCTTTCGGAACTTCGAAATAGAAATAAGCTTCCATCCTTCTATCGTGTGTATGTGCCGGCATGGTATTCCAAACACTGCCCGATTTTAACTCGGTCATGCCCATTTGTAATTGACAGGTTGGTAAAACACTATTCACCAATAATTTATTGATTATTCTATGATTTGCTGTTTCAGGCGTACCTAATTCTACGATTTCAGCTTCCGCTTTACTTACTTTTTTAGTAGGATAAGTATGGTGTGCAGGAGCAGAATTGATGTATAATTTTGCGGCTTTGCCGGGACTAGCAGATTCAAAAAACACTTCTTTAGTACCTTTACCAATATATAAAGCTTCTTTATAATCCAATTCGTATTTTTCGCCATCAGCAGTAACGATTGCTTTTCCACCAACATTAATAATACCCAGTTCCCTGCGCTCTAAAAAGTAAGTTGCTTTTAAATCATCAGGGTTTGGAAGTGCGATCTTCTGATCAACAGGCATGGCACCCCCAACAATATACCTGTCAAAATGAGATAAGGTTAGGTTTACCTGGTTTGGCTCAAATACGTTTTCAATCAGGAAATTATCCCGCAAAGCTGCGGTATCCATTTGTTTAACTTCTTTAGGGCTTTGAGCGTAACGGCTTTCGAATTTATTCATTGGTTAAAAATTGAGATTTGCAATAAGACCTGAACCGAGATCAGATCCTATCCGCAAATATATTTATACGATACTTATTATTTGTATTAATACTCAACTTTATAATCCTTTTTTATGGTTTCTCCACTCCAGGCTTTCAAACTGGTCCATGGTGCAGGTGCGTCTGTCCAGAATTTATGGTCAGCGGGCAGTCCCAACGTTAAAAAGCCTAAGGTGGCCATGTATAAACTCCCGGTAGAAGTGTAAGTATCTGCTACTTCTGGCTGATGTCCGTTAAAGCCCAGCACCAACCATCCTTTATCATCGAAATTCTGATTTCCATCGTACAGTTTATGCATTACCGCGGTTAAGCCACCACGAACTTGTGATGGTTTTACATATTCAGGCAATTTTTCCATTAAGGCCGTTTGGGCCAATGCCTGAAAGGCTGCCGTACGATAAGTGATGGAACGACCATAAGCTGGGTAAGTGCCTTCGGGTGAAATGATCCTCTCTAAATATTCAGAATAGCGTACCATTCTTTTCAAGGTCACATCATAATCAGCCTGAGATGCTCTTTTCTGATCAACCAATACTTTTAAAAGATCAACCAGCATGGGGTGAATTACATAAGAGTTATAATAATCCATGCTAAATTTTTCACCATCACTATACCAGCTATCACCTACATACCATTCTTTCATTTTATTGATGGAGAACTGAACACGGGCAGGATCATATTGCTCGCCGATGCTTAATAAAAAACCTTCGGTTAAACCCGAAAATAACAACCAGTTATTATAAGCACCACTACGGGTACGCAAAGATTTAAATTCTTCTATGAATCTTTTTTTGGTGAGCTCATCAAGCGGTTCCCACAATGCTTTTGGCGCTCGGAGAAAGGCATGAGCAACATAAGCAGCATCAACAATGGGCTGACTTTCGGAGCGGTAACTGATATAATCAGGGCTCTCGGGATTTACCGAATTGGCCAAAGCTTTCAAAAGCTCAGTACGCATGGTTTTTCTAAGCTTACCTTCTGCGGTATCGTCATCTGGTAAAGCCAGCCATGGGGCAACACCTGCAATGGTACGTCCCAAGGCTTCGAGATAGGTAACTTTAGCCACATTTAGGCCATAACCAGGTGCTTTTTCTAGAGGCATGTTCTTCTTTAAAGTTTCATTGGCCAGGTTGTGAATCACCGGATAGGCAATCCGGTTTAAGGTTTTAACCCAGAAAGCACGGTCTTCAGCGCCGGTTGTAGCTTTCTTTTGTGCGTTTGCCAACTGAGAAAAAATCAGCAGGGCAGAAAAAATCAGTTTATATTTCATTATCATTATATATGTGAGTGTGATGGCTTACTCTGGTTATTTTTAATTATTTGGAGAGCAGGTTTCTGTGCTACGATTCAGATTTCTTCCCGCTTTACGTTTTATCCTGATGAAGGATCAGGATGTCCACTCCAATCGGGTCTAGGTGGCACGGCATGCATTACTAATATTGGCTGGGTATCTAACAATAAACATTAATTTTTAGTGGTTTTACACAAACCGCTGTTCATAAACCCGGTAGTAGCGGACATCCCGATTTTTTCTATCGGGATAAAGCGGATAACGGGACTGCTGTTCCAGAAGAATCCATTTCCATAAAAACAAAGAACTAAATATGCGTCTGAGACTACTTTACCAAAAAACATGTAATTTCTACAAATACCATTTTTTATATCTCGCTAAAGCCTCTAAATAATAATAATCGGCATACACCAAAGGCACATCAATTTCGCTGTTTAGTGGATAAGCACCTGTACTGTGCATTAACAAAAAGCCTCCATTTTCGCCTAATTTGGCATGGTAAGTACTGCTTGATAGCGAATAGATCATGGTTTCAGCTGCTGATTTAAACTCCGTTTTTTCGCTTCCTGATGTATACTGACCAAGTTCTAACAATGCGGAAGCCATTAGCGCACCTGCAGAAGCATCGCGTTTGGCGAAAGGAATACCCTGTGCATCGAAGTCCCAGAAAGGAATTTTATCGGCCGGTAAATTTGGGTGGTTCAATACAAAGTGTGCAATGCCTTTAGCTTGTTTTAAATAGACCGGATCTTTGGTAAAACGGTACATCATGGTATAGCCGTACAAAGCCCAGCCCTGTCCACGCGACCATGCAGAGCAATTTGCAGCGCCTTGCCAGGTAACTTTTTTAATGATCTCGCCTGTTTGAGGGTTGTAATCTACTACATGATAAGAACTAAAATCTGGCCGGAAATGGTTTTTTAAAGTAGTATTGGCATGTGTGATAGAGATCTCTTTATACTTCTTATCTCCACCATTATCACTTGCCCAGTTCATCATTTCCAGGTTCATCATATTATCAATAATTACCGGGCACTCCCACATTTTGCTTTTGTTCCACGATTGGATTGATTTTACAACCGGACGGTAACGTGTAGCGAGAGATTCTGCCGAACGCTGAATTACTGCCTTATATGCTGGCTTGCCTGTTAAACGGTAGGCATTCCCAAAACTGCAGTACATCATAAAACCTAAATCGTGGTTTCCGGTATAAGTTTGGTTCGGTTCTATTACTTTTAAGGCTGCCTCTGCCTCTTGTTTAATACGCTGGTCTTTTGTTTGTTCATATATGTACCACAAACTGCCCGAATAAAAGCCACTACACCACCATTTAATATCGTAATTTATAGATTTACCTTTTTCGAAACTTTGAGGTGTTTTGCCTTCGGGTATATTTTTAGCGAGTACTTTATATTGGTCAACTGCGAATTTAAATTCATCGTTAATTAACTGAGCCATTGGCTTCCTGGTGGTTTGGCCAAATGAACTGGCCCCCGTAAGCATGAGTAATGCGGCAATTAAATTGATTTTTTTCATCTGTATATTTGTGTTTTTATAGGTAATGAAGCCCTTCGTCAGGAAATATGTTTATTATTCTTTGGTGCTGAGACTATGATGGTTTTATCGTTTATAATTAGTTTTATTCTTTTATATTAAAACTTGCTGTAGCACCTGCAAAAGCGCCATTTGGCAAAGTACAATCTATACTTTTTGTTTTCGGTAATCCTGGCAGCTTTAGCAACACCTTAATAATTGCATTTTCCTGTGCGGGATCTGCGATATACAGCGTAGGGTTTTTACCGTTTAAATCTTTAATGTAAACCATACATGGCTGATCTACCTGAAGCGATAAGCCATTAGCTGTAAGTGTTCCCGCTTTATAAAAAACGGCTTGCAACATGTCCAGACCAGTATGTTTTACAGCTTGTAGTTCATCGGTGTTTTTTAATACCTGTATCATCGATCGGTTGTATTTTTTTAAACCTGCAGCATCAATTCCCGGCACCACCAGATATTGATAGCTGGCATGCTGAGGATTTTTGCCATGATTTAACCAGATTTTAAATACGTTATGTTTCAGTTCGGTTTTGCTCTGAAAATGATTGATGCGGTACCAGCTTCCAGTTTGTGCTTTGTTGCTGATTTCTACATTCCCGCCCTGGGGAAAAATATATCCAATACTGTCGTGAACAGCCCAAATCTCGTTTTTACCAGTGCTCTGGGCTCCATTTGAAGAAGCCACCTCGCCCCTCAACCAGGCCTGATTGATTGTTGTAGTAATATTTTCTTTTGCATTGCTGTTAATCCCAGCTCCCAGGCACACCACTTCCTGATCAAAAAAGAACCATGCTTTTTTTGCCTGAACGCTGTCGTAATCTAAATCATAACATGAAACACCATAAATGCCATCACTAACTCCACCAACAAATTTGGTTGTACCCGGAATTCCCCATTCTTTTAATACTGTGGCACCATAATCATCAGGATAATCTCTGCTGGTGGTTCCCGGAATTTTATCCCATTCCCAAACAGGCATCAGGTTGGCGTATTCCGATCCACTACGCTGGATATTGGTTGCCCCATCGGGGAGAAATTTCCCCAAAATGTTTTCGTTGTTGCCGCGTTCTGTCCTTAGGGTTCTCGTTGATGCAGTTTGCACACTAAAGGTGTAGGCTGGACGAAGGTGCAGCGTATACTCACTTTTCCAAAATTGATTATGGGCAGATGTAATTTTATAGTCAGGCGGCTCGGCTCCTGAAGTCCGTTTAACCGAGGCATCCCAATACGCAGCATTTTCCGGATCAAAGCGTTTTATTTTGCTCACCATTCCGCCCATGCCACTACTTAACGAATCTTTGCGGCTAATGCCGCGGCCACGCACATTAAAATCATAGAATGAACCTCTTACCGTTTTTAGAAAGGTATTTTTAAGATAATCGACCAAAATAGCCAACTGATCTTTCGGCAAAGCATATTCGGTATCTCTTAAATAAAAACCCGCATTAACCGAATTTCCGGCAAATACCCGCCCATAACTGGCAATAGCCTGTTGTTTGCCATGCTGATAATAACTGCCATCAACCTGAACGCCTTCTTTTCCATCTGCTACGGCAATGGGTTCGAATAAATATCTCGCGGCAGAATCTAAAGTTGCTTTGTTTTTGGTTAAA
Encoded proteins:
- a CDS encoding SDR family NAD(P)-dependent oxidoreductase produces the protein MSNIFNLAGKTALVTGCKRGIGKAMALALAEAGADIIGVSASLELQGSVIEKEILALGRKFYAYQCDFGKRENTLAFAAQVKADHPVIDILVNNAGTILRKPIAEHPDEYWDEVIAVNQTAPFILTREIGREMIARGSGKVIFTASLLSFQGGITVPGYAASKGAIASLTKAFANEWASKGVNVNAIAPGYIATDNTSALREDQDRSTSILSRIPAGRWGTPEDFKGPTLFLASAASDYVHGTILTVDGGWMGR
- a CDS encoding Crp/Fnr family transcriptional regulator — protein: MLRTNLTFLSFIERFCTENSEEKITLKNFKAGYRFIEQGEKISNIYIIKDGISKCFISEENGKDFIIEFLGKGEVVGELEALKKINCLCNVAAISDVTAYVIPDHLFLSLINKSSEFTTILLQELSTRIIQTSTRASFQQLYTLEYALLKLLKLQADEHISISKEDMAAYLGISVRSFNRSLKLVIDKGGFDTPEFKNILQLTNMKKLLERLK
- a CDS encoding polysaccharide lyase family 8 super-sandwich domain-containing protein → MNIAVKAQNEPFNTILQRINNDLQTFVKDKPLADEVTRYLKNLNTDGSWQDVNYIDVQYDPLKRIKDMATVYIRPSNKLYNNTELHHAIVKTLQNWLDQNPKNKNWWYNDIFYPQAIGQTLILMRNAKTGLPAELEAALIKRMIRRLKTGDGANTSDEALHYLYRACLTKNKATLDSAARYLFEPIAVADGKEGVQVDGSYYQHGKQQAIASYGRVFAGNSVNAGFYLRDTEYALPKDQLAILVDYLKNTFLKTVRGSFYDFNVRGRGISRKDSLSSGMGGMVSKIKRFDPENAAYWDASVKRTSGAEPPDYKITSAHNQFWKSEYTLHLRPAYTFSVQTASTRTLRTERGNNENILGKFLPDGATNIQRSGSEYANLMPVWEWDKIPGTTSRDYPDDYGATVLKEWGIPGTTKFVGGVSDGIYGVSCYDLDYDSVQAKKAWFFFDQEVVCLGAGINSNAKENITTTINQAWLRGEVASSNGAQSTGKNEIWAVHDSIGYIFPQGGNVEISNKAQTGSWYRINHFQSKTELKHNVFKIWLNHGKNPQHASYQYLVVPGIDAAGLKKYNRSMIQVLKNTDELQAVKHTGLDMLQAVFYKAGTLTANGLSLQVDQPCMVYIKDLNGKNPTLYIADPAQENAIIKVLLKLPGLPKTKSIDCTLPNGAFAGATASFNIKE
- a CDS encoding DUF2264 domain-containing protein, whose translation is MKYKLIFSALLIFSQLANAQKKATTGAEDRAFWVKTLNRIAYPVIHNLANETLKKNMPLEKAPGYGLNVAKVTYLEALGRTIAGVAPWLALPDDDTAEGKLRKTMRTELLKALANSVNPESPDYISYRSESQPIVDAAYVAHAFLRAPKALWEPLDELTKKRFIEEFKSLRTRSGAYNNWLLFSGLTEGFLLSIGEQYDPARVQFSINKMKEWYVGDSWYSDGEKFSMDYYNSYVIHPMLVDLLKVLVDQKRASQADYDVTLKRMVRYSEYLERIISPEGTYPAYGRSITYRTAAFQALAQTALMEKLPEYVKPSQVRGGLTAVMHKLYDGNQNFDDKGWLVLGFNGHQPEVADTYTSTGSLYMATLGFLTLGLPADHKFWTDAPAPWTSLKAWSGETIKKDYKVEY
- a CDS encoding carbonic anhydrase, with protein sequence MNVEEVFKNNEKWIADKLAINPDYFTELSKGQSPEFLYIGCSDSRVTAEDLMGIQPGQAFVHRNVANLVNNVDLSVMTVLNYAVRHLKVNHIVVCGHYNCGGVKAAMQPADLGILNPWLRNIRDVYRIHKEELNAIEDEGLRYNRLVELNVQEQCVNLLKTAAVQEAIAQRGLTVHGWVFDIHTGRLIDLKIDFEKILKDIKEIYNLY
- the kduI gene encoding 5-dehydro-4-deoxy-D-glucuronate isomerase, which gives rise to MNKFESRYAQSPKEVKQMDTAALRDNFLIENVFEPNQVNLTLSHFDRYIVGGAMPVDQKIALPNPDDLKATYFLERRELGIINVGGKAIVTADGEKYELDYKEALYIGKGTKEVFFESASPGKAAKLYINSAPAHHTYPTKKVSKAEAEIVELGTPETANHRIINKLLVNSVLPTCQLQMGMTELKSGSVWNTMPAHTHDRRMEAYFYFEVPKGQSVCHFMGQPQETRHIWMQSDQAVISPNWSIHSGAGTSNYTFIWGMAGENLDYGDMDHCAITELK
- a CDS encoding glycoside hydrolase family 88 protein; protein product: MKKINLIAALLMLTGASSFGQTTRKPMAQLINDEFKFAVDQYKVLAKNIPEGKTPQSFEKGKSINYDIKWWCSGFYSGSLWYIYEQTKDQRIKQEAEAALKVIEPNQTYTGNHDLGFMMYCSFGNAYRLTGKPAYKAVIQRSAESLATRYRPVVKSIQSWNKSKMWECPVIIDNMMNLEMMNWASDNGGDKKYKEISITHANTTLKNHFRPDFSSYHVVDYNPQTGEIIKKVTWQGAANCSAWSRGQGWALYGYTMMYRFTKDPVYLKQAKGIAHFVLNHPNLPADKIPFWDFDAQGIPFAKRDASAGALMASALLELGQYTSGSEKTEFKSAAETMIYSLSSSTYHAKLGENGGFLLMHSTGAYPLNSEIDVPLVYADYYYLEALARYKKWYL